The Rhodopirellula halodulae DNA segment ATCCACCGACGCGTTTTGGCGTTCACTTCGTGATGGCGGCACGCCACTGATCGAAGAACAAAACACTGACGGATCGCTTTCTGAACACGAGGTGCTGGTCACGTTCTTATATCGCGGTGCCAAACGGAACGTTCGTCTCTTTGGAGCTCCCTCGGGTGACCACGATGAATTGACACGACTCGGCGACAGCGACGTTTGGTACGGCAGCTATGTCGTCTCGAAGCAAGCTCGCATCGACTACCGATTGGCACCGGATGTTCCCGTCTTTGATGCAGACTATCGCCAACGACGGCGAGCGATTCTGGCAACGGCCCAGCGTGACCCGCTGAACCCGAATCACGAACCCGCCAATCCGACCGACATCTACGACGGCGTGTCCGTCGTGACTTTGCCCGATGCACCGTCATCACACTGGAGCCAAGCCTCGGCCTCCACGCCGAATAACACTTTGCTAAAGGGTTCGGTGCAAACCATTCAAGTGCACAGCGACATTCTCAACAATGATCGCGAAGTTCACCTCTATCGTCCGGTGTCGTACCAACCAAACGCCGCCGACAACGCAATGCTGATCGTTTTTGATGGCAACCGGTATCTCGAAGATGTCCGCCTTCCCACGATCTTGGACAACCTGATTGCGGCCAACAAAATCCCACCCACCGCGGCGGTGCTTGTGACAAACCCCGATCCCAAACAACGCGGTATCGAACTTCCTTGCAACGAGGATTTTGTCCGATTCCTGACGGACGAATTGATGCCCGTCGTCCATGCCCGGTCGCTGCATGCCTCCCGCGAACGAACGGTTCTTGTGGGTGCGAGTTATGGCGGGTTGGCGTCGTCCTTTGCCGCATTGAAAGCTCCGGAAAAATTCGGCAACGTTCTCAGCCAATCGGGCTCGTATTGGTGGTCACCCGGAGGCGAATTCGGACGAAACGAATCAAGCGAACCCAACTGGTTGATCCGGCAATACGTGCAGTCGAAACGCCAGCCCGTGCGGTTTGTTCTGCAAGCGGGAACGTTTGAATTGCCAAGCAACATCCTTCCCGACAACCGCCACTTCCGAAACTGTTTGGAAGCGAAGGGCTACGACGTTCAGTACTCCGAGTTTGTCGGTGGGCACGGCTACTTCCATTGGCGCCACGCACTTCCTGATGGATTGATGCGTGTTCTGCCGACACCGTAAACCTCTCTCAACAATCCACGTCGTCGCGGCACGAGCAACCGAACCAGCGATGCGCAGACCATCTTCGGCGGTGAAAAACCCGCCGCGAAAGTTTCGCCGAACTCGATCTTCGCGAATCGATCGCCGCAGAAAGACAACATTGAACGCTGTTTTGGCGGTTGGTCCACAGCTTGCATTGAGCGTCACACGATGACGTCCACGCATGGTTGCGTTTCACTCCTCCGCCCACTTGCGAACACTCTGTCCATGAACCAGCTCCGCTTTCTTGCTCGCTTTGTCATTTCGCAAATGCGGCTCAATCCGGGGCGTGCCCTCATCACGATGCTTGGCATCGTCGCCTCCACCTGTGCGGTGATTTGGGTTGTCAGTGGATACGATGCCTTGGTTGGCCAGTTCGATGAGAACAGCAAAAAGTATTTGGGCCGATACGATTTGCTGATCGCTCCCAAATCTGGTCCCCCGGGATCCGAACCACGTTTCGTTCAACAGGACTTGATCGACGAATTGAAAGCCGATACCGGCGTGTTGGAGGTGAATCCCATTAGCCAGGCTCGCGTCACGGTTCATCGCGTGGTGACAGAAGGCGAGATTGCCGACAAAGCACCCACTTCACTGGGCCTCGTCGTTGGTGCTCGACCGCCGGTCAATGGTGCGCCGCCCATCGACCCCACGTTGATCAGCACGCCTGCCGCTGAATCACCCTACGAAGTCGTGGATGGTCGATGGCTCAGCGAAAGCCACCAAGCACGTGAGATCGTCGTCGGGGAACTCGTTGCAAAGGAGAAACAACTCAAGGTGGGTGACGAGCTGCGTCTCATCTCGCTTGCCAACGATGTGCGGCTAAGCGTGGTTGGAATTGTTGAGCAAGCTCCTCAAGCCCCGTCGCTTTCACAACGTGGGCGTGGTGGCCCGCCACGCGGTGGAAAGGGAGAACGGCTCAGCAAGGGACCGCCTGGAGAACGTGCGACAAACCGACGAGCCGATCCAGCCGCGAAGGAAGACCTCTCGCCGAAAACCGTTCTGGGGATGCCCAAGAACTTCAGCGAAGGGATCGCTGCCAACGCCATTTACGTTCGCCCGAATCTAGCTGCCGAAATCAACGGCTACGTTTCGCAACCAAACGTTTTGCAGATTGCCATCCGCGACACCATCGACGCGTCCGAGTTTGCTGACGTGTGGGCGTCACGCTTGGCCGAGCGACACCCTCCGATGCAGTTGATTGACTTCGATACGGTTCGGGAAGGCATGGAAACCACGCGCAGTGTTTCCAGCCAACGCTCGCAAGCTTGGGCGGCAACGGGCATGGCAACGCTGGCGGCCATCTTCATCATTTTCTCCACGCTCAGCATGGGAGTCAGCGAACGAACCCGAGAATTCGCGATGCTTCGCGCGGTGGCCATGACGAAAAAACAAATCGCCGCCATCATCACCATCGAAAGTATGTTGCTCGCGGTCATCGGTTGGGTCGGCGGCTTGGTTGCGGAATGGGGCGTCCTGTCGATTGGCCGTTGGTTCGTTCCGGGCTGGTTTACCGGCGATGCCGTCTTGGGCTGGGGATGTGTCATGCTCTCTGGGTTCACGGTTCTGATCGGCTCGCTGGCCGCTGCCTTCGTTCCGGCTTGGCGAGCCACGCGAATTGAACCATTGGCTGCCATGTCGACGCGAATCCAACCGCCCCAGCGTCGAGCCTGGGTCCCCATGGCCGTCGGCGGTGCGTTGCTGTCCGCATTCACTCCGCTCGTCGTATTCGCCTTGCCCATGTCCGACGAATGGCGAACTTGGATTTTCAGTTTCCTCGCCTACCCGGTCTTGCTGGTCGGCATGATTGGGTTGGCGCCCGCAATCATTGTGTTTTGTGAACAAACCGTTGGACCATGGATCACGCGAGCACTGGGCATCGACACTCGTCTGATGAAAACGCAGCTTTCGACTCACCTGTGGCGGACGGCGGGTGCCACGCTGACGCTGTCCATCGGACTGGGGTTGTACGCCTCCACCCAGACCTGGGGCTATTCCATGTTAAGGCCTTTCACACCGGGCGATTGGCTGCCTGATGCCCTGGTGGCCTTTCACCCGGGAGGCGTCGATGAAGCGGGCATCGATCAAGTCCGTGAATTGGAGGGTGTCGATTCGCAACGCGTGATGCCGCTGGCGATCGAGCAGTCCCGGTTTGACTGGGGCGACGCGGATGCCCCTTCGCGGGTCACACGCGACAACGCGGTTCTGTTCGGAGTCGATCCGTCGTTCGCGTTTGGCAGTGATGCTCCACTAGTCGACGTCGACTTTGTCCGAGGTGACCGTGAATCGGCGATGGAGGCGTTGCTGGATGGCGGAAGCTGCCTGATCTCAGAAGACTTCCACATGAGTTCGGGGCTGGACGTTGGTGATGAGATGAGCTTCACGCCACCAACGGCTGAAAACGAGCAAGTCACCTATCGAGTTGCCGGCATCGTTTCGCTGCCCGGTTGGCATTGGGTCACCAAGTTTTCAGGCGTGCGACGACACTTTGTTCGAACCGCGACGATGGTGTTTGCAAACCGCAACGATGTGCAGCGAGATTTTCATCTTCCCAAAACAGAGTTCTTGTGGATGGACCTGCAACCGGGCGCGGACGTGGCCTCGGTGGAGTCCAGCCTGCAACCCATCGCCCAACGGGCTTCGGGGGAAACCTTTGTCGCCAGTGGGTTGGGCGACGTCAAAGCCTATCGTCCGTACGCCAGATTGACCGCTACCGAAACGGTTCGACAAGCCATTCGGATTCGCGCCGACGACATGATTTGGGGCATGAGCTATTTGCCGCTGATCACTCTCGCGATCATGTCGCTCGCAATCGCGAATACCGTGATTGCATCGGTTCGTTCCAGGACTCGTGAATTTGGCATCATGCGATCGATTGGCGTGACCCGCGGACAACTGGTGAGGCTGGTCATCACGGAAACCGTTTTGATCGGCCTTTCCGCCTGCGTGTTGAGTCTGGTCTTTGGGCTGATCGCAGGTTGGTGCGGTGTCGGCATGGCGCGGTACGGTGGATGGTTTGCCGGGCCACCTAATTTCGTCATCCCTTGGTCGCACCTGTCTCTCGGATTCGCGATGACGATTGGGTTGTGCTTGTTGGCCAGCGTTTGGCCCGCGTTTCGCATCGGCCGCATGGAACCGCTCAGCCTATTGCGTGCGGGGCGCGTTGGCTGAGCGGATTGGCTGGCCGGATTGGCTGACCAGCGACGTAGTGGTCGCTGTTACGAATTGGAATTCGCGGACGGATCGTCCAAGTGATAAGCACGCATCCGATCGCGAAGCGTGCCTCGATGGATGCCAAGCATTTCAGCCGCTTTCGCCCGGTTCCCACCGGTATGTTTCATCACCGTGCGAAGCAACGTCGGCTCGGTTGCTGCTAGAAAATCACTGTGCAAATCCATCGTGTCGGGTGACTCTTCGATCGCCTTTTCCGTCCAAGCTCGGATGGCTTTCTCAACGCCCTGAACCGGCGAGACACCCGCGTTTTCGCGACCGGGTTTGGGTTCCGGAAAATCATCGATCGTCAGCTTCCGACCGCGTGCCACCACGGCGGCGTGTCCGATCGCATTCTTCAATTCGCGGATGTTGCCGTGCCACGGTCGTGCTTTCAATTGCTCCAGCAACTCATCGTCCAATGCCGTGTCGACGTCGCGATACTTCATGGACGCTAGAAAGTGTCGACAAAGCGGCAGCACGTCTTCCAAGCGATCGCGAAGCGGCGGCAGATGGATCTGCACCCCAGTCAAACGATGAAACAAATCTTCGCGAAACTTGTTGCTCGCGACATCTTCGTGCAGATCACTGTTGGTTGCCGCGAGAATGCGAACGTTCGCCGTTCGCGGCTTCACATCGCCCACGCGGCAATACTGGCCTTGCTCCAAAACACGCAGCAATTTGACCTGCGTTCCCAGCGGTAAATCACCGATTTCATCCAGCAACACCGTGCCGCCTTCGGCACGTTCAAACAATCCCGCTCGGTCGTCACTGGCTCCCGTGAATGCACCTTTGACATGACCAAAAAGCTCGCTTTCGATCAAATCCGGATTCAATGCGACGGGCGCGATCGGGATGTACGGCCCATCGCTTCGGCGACTGTGACGATGAATGGCGGCGGACACCAATTCTTTTCCGGTGCCGGTTTCCCCCGTGATCAGCACAGACAAATCACTATCCGCAACCAAAGCAATTTGCCGAAACACCTGCTGCATCGCGGGTGATGTTCCGACCAACACGGAAGGATCCAAATCCATCGGTTGAGTCGCGGCCGGTGCCGTCCGACGAGAGGACTTTTGCAAAGCGGTTCGGCAAGTCTGCAACGCGTCTTCCAGCTTGAACGGCTTGGTCAAGTAGTCCGTCGCACCATTGCGAACCGCGGCGACCGCCGTTTCCAAATCCCCAAAAGCGGTGATGATGATCACCGGTGCGTTGTCGGTGACTTCGAGAAATCGCGGCAAGGCCGAGATGCCATCTTGCTTGGGAAGACGCACGTCAAGGATCACCATCGAAAGTTCGTTTTCCGCCGCCAGTCGCAGCCCTTCCTCAGCACTGGAACCTGTGATGACATCGTGGCCTTCTCCCGTGAGCATTTTCTCCAATGCCCAACAGATCGAAGGCTCGTCATCAACGACAAGAATTTTATGTTGGTCTGTCATGAATTGGTTTTCAGTTTTGCAGCAGTGTGTCCAGCTCAAAGACCGTCATGTCGTTTTCACGTCGCCAACGAACCGACCCGCCAAGGTACTCCGCCGAACGCTGCACCACCGGCAATCCTAATCCCATTCCTTCAGGTTTGGAGGTGACAAACGGTTCGAACAGGCTCTCGGCGATGTCATCGGGAACGCCAGGCCCATTGTCCGTGACGGTGACCCGAAGCATTTCTTGCTGAGGTGATCGCACCTTCACCGTGACGTGATCGCTCACCTGAATGGCGTTGTGAATCAGATTCGTCACGGCTGCCACCCAAGTCGGTCCATCCTGGATCATGGATTCGGACAAGGATTCATCCAGCTCCCAAGTTAGGTCGATTCGCAAGTGTTTGGCAATCGGTGAAAGGCTGGTTCGAACATCGTCCAAACAAGTCCGCACACTTGCCGGGCGATCCTTGTCTTGCCGTCCCGACGCCACCAACAGCAGTCGCCGAACATAGTCTTCTGACAATTCGATTTGGTGAATCGCGACGCGGATGCCTTCGTCGTCTTCGATTCCGCGTTCCTGAGCATGAAGTTCGATGGCCATCCGCGCACCGGTCAAACTGTTGCGAAGCTGGTGTGCCATTCCGCCGGCAATTTGATGCAACAATTTCTGGCTTTGTTGCCGATTGATCTGTTTCCAAAGCTGCTGAAGCTGATCCGCCATGGACTCGACGGCATCTCCTAACACGCCGATCTCATCCGCCACGTCGTCGGACACGTCGTCGGACAGGGGCGAATCAAAATCACCTCCCGCCACGGCCTCAACTCGTCGCTGCAACTTGCCAATGCGACGAACCAACCGTGTGGTCAACCACAACGTCAGCGAACTCAACGCCACGATCGTCGACAATCCCGTTGCCAAGGGAAGCAGCGCCGCATTGCGACGACTGGCTTCAACCTGTTCCTCAGCAAAGAGCACCACAACCGACGCCACACGATCTTGCCGGAGTCGACTTTCCACGGTGTCAAAGGACCACGCTCGATAATGCTGGGCGTTTTCATCGGGTGCAAACAGGACGGGGGTGCCGTCCGCTTCGGATCCACCACGCGACACCAACACTGACAACTGCTCTCTCGCCCCGGTCGCCAGCGACACCGTGGAGGTGGTCACGTTTCCTGTTTCCGTGAGGCCAATCAATTCAGTTTGAGTGAGCTCAGCGAGTGATTCGAGCACCATCGAATTGAGGGGGAAATTGGAGTCCGACAACGTCGATTCGATGGCGTCAAATCGAGACCGCAAATCCTTCATCGCTCGTCGCGAGCCCAATTCGTACGACGCGACCGCAACCAAGATCGCCGCCATCAACGCCGTGGCGAGAATGGGGGCGAGCAGACGCAGGCGAAGCGAACGAAATGGCGGAGATTGGGTCACGAAATCAGTCTAATCCGTCGTTCGCGACGGGAATTTCACCAGCTTCGGTGGAAGTCCCGTCGGCAAATGGAGTCAAAACGAGGGTTTGGATCATGATACGCAGGCCTTAGACGATCAATGCGAGATGGCACGGCGGATGCTATGCAATTGCCGTCACACTTTTCTGAATCACCGATGTCGACGAGAAACACCGCGAACGAACAATCTGTTCCGTTTCCTGGTCCTATCCTATTTCCGTCGCTCGCGACCGCTGGACCGGTCGCACCCCGCGAAAGAATCGAAACTCATGAACCAACGACGCTCTGCATTTACTTTGGTCGAACTCCTGGTCGTCATCGCGATCATTGGAGTCTTGGTGGGTCTGCTTCTTCCCGCCGTTCAAGCCGCCCGCGAGGCTGCTCGCCGCATGCAGTGTGGCAACAACCTCAAGCAAATTGGACTCGCGTGCCACAACTACCAAAGTGCCTACAAACGATTTCCACCCTCGGCGATTGTTGATCTCAGCGTTAACTCGACCGGCAATAATGGATCGTGGGGAGTGCACGGTCGGATCTTGCCGTTCCTGGAACAAGGCAACGTGTACGAGAACGTCGATCTGTCGTTGGGCTGGGACAACCAAGACGTCATCCATGAACTGAAGATTCCGGTTTACGCCTGCCCCAGCGATCCTGGTACGGACCAAGAGCGAGTCTTCTCGGACAACCGCCCGACGCTCTATCCCACCACTTATGGATTCAATTTTGGACGCTGGTTCGTTTTCGATCCCACCACGCGGAAAGCCGGTGACGGCATGTTTGCTCCCAACCAGTTCTATGACTTCCGTGACTGCTTGGACGGCAGCAGCAACACCTTGTTGACCGGCGAAGTCAAAGCGTGGACGCCGTATCAACGCAACGGCGGGCCGTCGACCACAACCATGCCCGTGACCCAAGTGGATGCCGAAGCCATCGTTGCCAGCGGTGCACAGTTCAAAAACACCGGTCATACGGAATGGCCAGACGGTCGCGTCCATCACACGGGGTTCACGGTCGCCATGCCTCCCAACAGTGCGGTGCACTACGAGACCGGCGGACAACTGTACGAGGAAATGGACTTCAACAGTTGGCAAGAAGGCAAAAACGGACAAAGCGGCAGCCCCACCTACGCGATCATCACTTCCCGAAGTCACCACATCGGGATGGTGCATGTCGCCCGAGTCGATGGCAGCGTCACGTCCATCACCGATTCGGTGAATCGCGAAATTTGGCACGCTTTGGGCACCCGTGCCGGACGCGAAGTGATCGATGGGGACTATTGAGCGAAGGCCGTCACTCGATCAAAGATTATTCGATTTTCAAACGGCGGATTGAGAGACGTTGAGCAACCAGTGGTGTGGCGACCGGCAATCCATGTCGAATGGCCGGACGAACAATCCCCACACCAGGAGGCCTCTTCGATGAAGGCAATCACCCATCTCTCTTTCGCTTTGTTCACCAGCATTGGCCTTGGCACGGTTTACGCTCAACCGCCCGGCCGCCCCGGGGATCGTGACCGTCCAGGCTTGCCCGTCGATCGGCTGATGCGTCTGGATCAGAACGAAGACGGCAAGTTGTCGGCTGACGAAGTCGAGGAAACTCGCGTCCGTGCAATGATCGAACGCGCCGACCAGGACAACGATGCCCTGGTCACTCGAGAAGAGCTGGAAGCATTCGTTCCTGATCGCTCCGCCGAAGGTCGATCCGGCGATCGCGAAGCACGCCCCCGTGAAGATCGGCCCCGTGAAGATCGGCCCCGTGAGGCACGGCCTCATGATGACCGCCCTGAGGCCCGGGGCGATCGTCCCGAGCATCGCAAAAGTCGCCGCGATGCACCGCGTGCTGAACGACGATCGGGCGAAGATCGTGACTTCGGAAAAGGACCTCGCGGTCGGCGTGGTCCCCAGCATCAACGTCCCGATGACCGAGGCTTCGGGCGACCAGACCACGGATCCCATCGCCCGCACGGCAAAATGGATCCAGGACGCCGCGAAGGTGATCGAAACCACTCGCATGGCCCCCAAAGTCATGGCCCCCAAAGTCATGGTCCCCAGGATCGTGGTCCTCAGAATCGTGGCCCCATACATCGCGAACCACGTGCCGCCGGCGGTCCACCCGCCGCGGGCCAAGTGTTGCCAGAATTTGTTCAAGACCGCATGGATCTGAACGAAGAGCAACGCGACGCTCTGCGAAAACTGCAAGCGACCGTGGACAGCGAGCTGAAGGAAATCCTCACCGAGGATCAACTGCAATCGATGAAACAGGACCCAAGAAATCGCCCGCAACCACCGGAAGGTGCCGAGCGTGGACCGCGTCGAGGCCCACCTCGTGAGTTCGACCGGGATGATTCACGACGCGAAAATCGTCGCGAGCGTCCCGAGTCCGTCGACGCGTGAGTCGCCCCCGCACCTTCGCATAACGCAATGCGACCTCGGGCAATCAATACACCATCGGAACGATCACGTCCGGTGGTATTTGTTTGCGCTGGTATTCGTCGCTGTGCAATCGTTCAGGCAATTCCACCGGATCCTGTTGCACTTCCGTGTAAGGAATCTGCGACAGCAAGTGGTGGATGCAGTTCAACCGAGCACGCTTCTTGTCGTTGCCTTCGATCACCCACCACTGAGCCTCGGGAATGTTGGATCGCTCCAACATGACTTCCTTGGCTTTGGTGTACTGTTCCCAGCGACGACGTGATTCCAAATCCATCGGACTCAACTTCCACTGCTTCAGCGGATCGTTGATTCGGCATTGGAACCGGAACTCTTGCTCGTCGTCCGTGATTGAAAACCAATACTTCAGCAGGATTGTTCCTGAAGCGACAATCATGCGTTCGAAATCAGGAACGGTCCGAAAGAACTGCTCGTACTCTTCGTCGGTGCAAAACCCCATCACGCGTTCAACCCCCGCGCGGTTGTACCAACTCCGATCGAACAGAACGATCTCGCCGCCCGCCGGCAAGTGCTGAGCATAGCGTTGAAAGTACCACTGTGTCTTTTCACGTTCGTTGGGTGCCGGCAACGCCACCACACGGCACACCCGCGGATTCAATCGCTGGGTGATCCGCTTGATGGCTCCACCTTTTCCGGCCGCATCGCGACCTTCAAAAAGGACAGCCACCTTGACCTTGTTGGTCACGACCCATTCCTGCAACTTGACCAGTTCCAACTGCAGCTTCAGCAAGTTGCGAAAGTACTCGTGTCGTCCCATCTTGCCTTCGCGAGTCCGATGAGGATCGCCTTCGCGTTCCATCAACGCGTCCCCAATTTCCGCTTCGATCTCTTCATCGATCGAATCCAAAATCTCCTCACGGATTCGTTCGTAGTCGTCGGGAAGTTGTGCGTCACTCACGACGGTTTCTCCTTGCGATACTCCTCGATCAAGAACGCCAAAAATTCGCGGATCGATTTAAGCGAAAACTCGGCGCTCTTCATGTGGTTTTCCAGACCTTCGATTTGCACTTCCTGGGCCATCGCCTCACGACGTTGCATCTCGGCTTTCAATTGTGCGAGCGTCGTCTCGGTGTCCGAGATGAGGTTGGCAATGGTGCTGGTGGAATAATGTTTGAAGTCACTCACGGATTGATCTTTCAAAGAATGCTGGAAATGCCCAGGCAGAGCCCAGGAATGAGGAAGAAGACTCCGATGATGTAGGCCAGGGCAACCAGTTTGTTTTCAGCAGCGGTGGCTCCCAGCCATTCGGCTGCCTTGACCGGTAGAAAACGAAGGAACGGAATCCCGTAAATCACCAACACACCCAACACGTTGTAGGTCAGGTGAATGAATGCGATCTGCAAGGCCGCCGCTTGGTTCCCATCCGCCGCCGTCGCCGCCAACAACGCCGTGATGCAGGTCCCGATGTTTGCCCCCAACGTGAACGGGTAAATCTGCTTCAAACCGAATGCCCCGGATCCTGCCAACGGAACCATCAGCGAGGTCGTGGTCGAGGACGATTGCACCAGCACCGTGACCAGCGTGCCAGAGAAAATGCCCGACACTGGACCTTTGCCGATCGCCGCATGCATGATGTCTTTTGCCCGACCGACCATCAATTGTTTCAGCAATTTGCCGACGTAGTGGATCGTGATAAAGATCATCACGATTCCGACCAAGATCAGAAGGCTTCCGCCCAAACCATCCGGCAGCCCTTCGACGGAGTGTTTGGCTGTGTTGACCACCGGGGCCGTGGCCGCTTTGACAAAGTTCATGCCTTTAATCGAGGCGTCTTCCACCACGAAGATGCCCGCCAGCATCTTTCCCAGATGCTCCAGCAGCCCGAACATCATCTCCAAGGGCAAAAAGATCACGACAGACAACAAGTTAAAAAAGTCGTGCACCGTCGCGGCGGAGAATGCACGGGCGAACTCTTTCTTTTCGCGAACGTGCCCCAGCGAGACAATGGTGTTGGTGATCGATGTTCCAATGTTTGCTCCCATGACCATGGGAACCGCTACCGAAACCGGCAAACCACCGGCCACCAATCCAACGATGATGGACGTCACCGTCGATGAAGACTGGATCAACGCCGTCGCGACCGTTCCCACCACCAAACCCGCGAATGGATTGGTTGCAAATTCGAACATTTCCTTGGCTTCATCGCCGGTCGCCGTTTTGAAGCCCGAGCCTATCAACCCGACCGCACAGATCAAAAAGTAAACCAGCGCAGCAACGGAAACCCACTGCAGAATTTGGTTTCCTGTGTCTTCCTTTGCCATGACTTCGTTTGCTGCGTCGTCAAGAACGTCGTCCACAATGCTCTCGGTGGTTTCAGTCATGATGGAACCGTTCGGGATAGGAGCTTAAAGTTTGCAACCATTTCAGAAGCCACGAGGTACCGATTGCGAACCAATGTCGCTTCGACACCTTTACCAGGCATTCCGCACGCGTGAGCCCGGCCACGCTTGAAATGATCCATGGGGAGAAAAGATCTCACGGCAACCAAAGCCCAACCAAGTGACGTCCCAGGGAACGTGCATTGATTCGCGACCATCTTCGCCGTGAGCGGACTTTTATGAGAGAGCGATTGAAATCAATCAACCACTTTGAACCACTGTGTCAGAAACGACACAAAAACCGGCCAACTGCAATCGGCCAGCTTTTAACGGGTGAAAATTGAAACCTGAGACGCTTTCACCGGCAAAAGCGACCGAAAGTTCACCAGATCTTCATCTGCCAAACGCGGCAACTTGCCCACATCAGGATTCGAGTGACCAGCCGACGGCTCAATCGATGGAAGCATCCAAGCTCAAATCGTCATCGACCATTTCGTCATCGTCGATCTTCGTTTCCCGAATGGCGACGGCCGGTGCGGTGAACGAGATGCCTTGCGTGTTGCTTGTGTCCACCATCACGGTTTCCACAATCGGTTGATTGACTTCCGTTCCCGCTTTCCATTCGACCAAGAACGACGCACCACTTCCGCCGGATTTGTCATCTCGCTCAATCACAAACTCGGTTGCCGCCAAAGGTGCCAACTGAAGCGGCTTTTGCAGCAGAGATCGGATCTCTTTCCCACTGGTGTCGAAGTACCGCACCGACGTGATGACAATCTCGTTATCCACGTCGGTGTTGCGAACGTTCAACGTCACCGTCAACAGATACGGCTCGCCCTTTTGGTGGTAAACATGCGAATAGGCGGGCACATACAGTCGTTGTCCGGTGACGGGCCGCCATGGCATGGAGTCCAGTTCCATCCGAGCCTCATCGCGAACGCTGGGCGAACGCGATGGAAAACTATCTTCGATCGATCGGAATCGAAACTCGATGAAGATCACCAACAAAACGATCGGCACAACCACAAACAAAAACGTCAACAGCTTCAGGTGCCGAGCCACTTGCTCAGCACGGTCTTCACGTGAGTTCGTCGACATGATGTGCCGTGTGATGGGTGGAACCGACAGGAACCGGTCACTCACATTGAGTGAACGACCGGCATGTCGGGCGAAAGGCAGGATGGTTCGATCCAGCGGTCCTCAACTCATCAACCAGTCGTTTCGGCGGGTTCTTGCGAGGACGACGCTGGTTCCGGAGCAAGCTGGGGAATGTTCTCACCCAAGAACTTGGTGTGCCCGGTTTTCACATCATACAACGCTCCGATCACCTTCACACGTCCCGCTTCCACGGCCTCGCGAATGATCCGGCTGCGTTTCAAGATTTCATCGACCGTGTGAATCACATTTTGTTCCGCGATCCGATCAACGAACGCCTCCTTCTCATCGTCCGAAAGTGTTTCCATCGCCTTCGCGGAATCATCCGGAACGCAAGGGGCAA contains these protein-coding regions:
- a CDS encoding sigma-54-dependent transcriptional regulator, whose product is MTDQHKILVVDDEPSICWALEKMLTGEGHDVITGSSAEEGLRLAAENELSMVILDVRLPKQDGISALPRFLEVTDNAPVIIITAFGDLETAVAAVRNGATDYLTKPFKLEDALQTCRTALQKSSRRTAPAATQPMDLDPSVLVGTSPAMQQVFRQIALVADSDLSVLITGETGTGKELVSAAIHRHSRRSDGPYIPIAPVALNPDLIESELFGHVKGAFTGASDDRAGLFERAEGGTVLLDEIGDLPLGTQVKLLRVLEQGQYCRVGDVKPRTANVRILAATNSDLHEDVASNKFREDLFHRLTGVQIHLPPLRDRLEDVLPLCRHFLASMKYRDVDTALDDELLEQLKARPWHGNIRELKNAIGHAAVVARGRKLTIDDFPEPKPGRENAGVSPVQGVEKAIRAWTEKAIEESPDTMDLHSDFLAATEPTLLRTVMKHTGGNRAKAAEMLGIHRGTLRDRMRAYHLDDPSANSNS
- a CDS encoding alpha/beta hydrolase translates to MLPDHPLRCHATLCCLLGFTIVCSLNAVAGTEESKPIVLREGMPHESRHPADESTGIPAATLKTHFALPASATTGAYVRGSIRGAGSLVWLTNPNGEPIRQLARGEGILQTFHFVVDDPACRLSVSGPPSSEYALSVDSIIPLSDQRPPSPSLQSPRLAELRSHLQRGKSTDAFWRSLRDGGTPLIEEQNTDGSLSEHEVLVTFLYRGAKRNVRLFGAPSGDHDELTRLGDSDVWYGSYVVSKQARIDYRLAPDVPVFDADYRQRRRAILATAQRDPLNPNHEPANPTDIYDGVSVVTLPDAPSSHWSQASASTPNNTLLKGSVQTIQVHSDILNNDREVHLYRPVSYQPNAADNAMLIVFDGNRYLEDVRLPTILDNLIAANKIPPTAAVLVTNPDPKQRGIELPCNEDFVRFLTDELMPVVHARSLHASRERTVLVGASYGGLASSFAALKAPEKFGNVLSQSGSYWWSPGGEFGRNESSEPNWLIRQYVQSKRQPVRFVLQAGTFELPSNILPDNRHFRNCLEAKGYDVQYSEFVGGHGYFHWRHALPDGLMRVLPTP
- a CDS encoding ABC transporter permease yields the protein MNQLRFLARFVISQMRLNPGRALITMLGIVASTCAVIWVVSGYDALVGQFDENSKKYLGRYDLLIAPKSGPPGSEPRFVQQDLIDELKADTGVLEVNPISQARVTVHRVVTEGEIADKAPTSLGLVVGARPPVNGAPPIDPTLISTPAAESPYEVVDGRWLSESHQAREIVVGELVAKEKQLKVGDELRLISLANDVRLSVVGIVEQAPQAPSLSQRGRGGPPRGGKGERLSKGPPGERATNRRADPAAKEDLSPKTVLGMPKNFSEGIAANAIYVRPNLAAEINGYVSQPNVLQIAIRDTIDASEFADVWASRLAERHPPMQLIDFDTVREGMETTRSVSSQRSQAWAATGMATLAAIFIIFSTLSMGVSERTREFAMLRAVAMTKKQIAAIITIESMLLAVIGWVGGLVAEWGVLSIGRWFVPGWFTGDAVLGWGCVMLSGFTVLIGSLAAAFVPAWRATRIEPLAAMSTRIQPPQRRAWVPMAVGGALLSAFTPLVVFALPMSDEWRTWIFSFLAYPVLLVGMIGLAPAIIVFCEQTVGPWITRALGIDTRLMKTQLSTHLWRTAGATLTLSIGLGLYASTQTWGYSMLRPFTPGDWLPDALVAFHPGGVDEAGIDQVRELEGVDSQRVMPLAIEQSRFDWGDADAPSRVTRDNAVLFGVDPSFAFGSDAPLVDVDFVRGDRESAMEALLDGGSCLISEDFHMSSGLDVGDEMSFTPPTAENEQVTYRVAGIVSLPGWHWVTKFSGVRRHFVRTATMVFANRNDVQRDFHLPKTEFLWMDLQPGADVASVESSLQPIAQRASGETFVASGLGDVKAYRPYARLTATETVRQAIRIRADDMIWGMSYLPLITLAIMSLAIANTVIASVRSRTREFGIMRSIGVTRGQLVRLVITETVLIGLSACVLSLVFGLIAGWCGVGMARYGGWFAGPPNFVIPWSHLSLGFAMTIGLCLLASVWPAFRIGRMEPLSLLRAGRVG